A region of Planctomycetia bacterium DNA encodes the following proteins:
- a CDS encoding SDR family oxidoreductase, with the protein MSRMILLTGATGYVGGRLLSLLQQRGEHVRCLTRRPEALRERVDGATEIVQGDVFDVHSLQAAFEGVETAYYFVHSMGDNRDFEAQDRIAAENFALAATRAGVRRLVYLGGLGNPDDKLSKHLRSRQETGDVLRAHHSQVIEFRASIVIGSGSLSFEMIRALVERLPIMVCPRWVQVKAQPIAVEDLLAYLIAALELPASASQVYELGGPDQVSYGQIMQEYARQRGLTRWMIPVPLLTPYLSSLWLGLVTPLYARVGRKLVASLRNPTLVSSNLAESIFSVRPRSVREAIARALVNEDREFAETLWSDSLSSAGKPQSWGGDRFGSRLVDSRTIAVNVSPEQAFVPIRRIGGRAGWYYGNWLWSLRGFLDLLIGGVGVRRGRRDPDKLQVGEPLDFWRVEVIEPNRRLRLKAEMKLPGRAWLEFEVSPCARGSTIRQTAIFDPRGLAGLVYWYGIYPLHQFVFAGMLRNLARAAESTTRIAAAPSDDETKAPTSDARPSGAAL; encoded by the coding sequence ATGTCGAGGATGATCCTATTGACCGGAGCCACGGGCTACGTCGGGGGGCGTCTGCTGTCGCTACTGCAACAGAGGGGCGAACATGTGAGGTGCCTAACCCGACGGCCCGAAGCTCTGCGCGAACGTGTCGACGGCGCCACCGAGATTGTGCAGGGAGACGTCTTCGATGTGCACTCCCTGCAAGCCGCCTTCGAGGGAGTTGAGACCGCCTATTACTTCGTGCACTCGATGGGCGACAACCGCGACTTTGAAGCGCAGGATCGGATCGCGGCGGAAAATTTCGCGTTAGCGGCCACCCGCGCTGGCGTTCGTCGCCTGGTCTACTTGGGAGGACTTGGCAACCCCGATGACAAGCTCTCTAAGCACCTCCGCAGTCGTCAAGAGACTGGGGATGTTTTGCGTGCCCATCATTCGCAGGTGATCGAATTTCGCGCGTCGATCGTGATTGGTTCAGGCAGCCTGTCGTTCGAGATGATCCGAGCGCTGGTCGAGCGGCTGCCCATTATGGTCTGCCCGCGGTGGGTTCAGGTGAAGGCGCAACCCATCGCCGTGGAAGACCTGTTGGCTTACTTGATTGCCGCATTGGAACTTCCGGCCTCCGCGTCACAGGTCTACGAGCTTGGCGGTCCCGACCAGGTTTCGTATGGACAGATCATGCAGGAGTACGCGCGACAACGCGGGTTGACGAGGTGGATGATTCCCGTGCCTCTATTGACGCCGTATCTGTCTAGCCTGTGGTTAGGGCTCGTGACCCCGCTGTACGCCCGAGTCGGCAGGAAGCTTGTGGCAAGTCTGCGGAATCCGACACTCGTCTCCAGCAACCTCGCAGAATCTATTTTCTCCGTGCGTCCCCGCTCCGTCCGCGAAGCCATTGCCCGGGCTCTGGTGAACGAAGATCGGGAATTTGCCGAGACCCTCTGGTCGGACTCGCTTTCATCGGCCGGTAAGCCGCAAAGTTGGGGGGGCGACCGTTTCGGTTCGCGGCTCGTGGATTCGCGAACCATCGCAGTGAATGTTTCACCAGAGCAGGCGTTCGTGCCCATTCGGCGCATTGGTGGGCGTGCCGGCTGGTACTACGGGAACTGGCTGTGGTCGCTGCGCGGTTTTCTCGACTTGCTGATCGGCGGAGTGGGTGTGCGCCGCGGGCGTCGCGATCCCGACAAACTGCAGGTGGGCGAACCGCTCGATTTCTGGCGTGTTGAGGTCATTGAGCCCAATCGACGACTGCGCCTAAAGGCCGAAATGAAATTGCCGGGACGCGCCTGGCTCGAATTCGAAGTCAGTCCATGCGCACGAGGAAGTACGATTCGCCAGACGGCGATTTTCGATCCGCGAGGACTGGCCGGACTCGTCTATTGGTACGGAATCTATCCCCTGCATCAATTCGTGTTCGCCGGCATGCTGCGAAATCTGGCGCGCGCCGCGGAGAGTACCACTCGAATTGCGGCAGCGCCGAGCGATGACGAGACAAAGGCGCCCACCTCAGACGCACGCCCTTCGGGAGCTGCACTTTGA
- a CDS encoding SRPBCC family protein gives MSIATETKGPSLWASRWLWAAGTYNLAWGALAIARPHLLFDLTGAERINYPEIWQCVGMIVGVYGIGYLIAASDPRTHWPIVLVGLLGKVLGPIGFLVALLRGTFPPSFGLTILTNDLVWWIPFAMILWDAAKHRGSDRLTAPAMCSHYVKESRINASPEVVFGFHESQDALQQLIPPWENMKPAESAASLQVGSRVVLHGRIGPLPIRWVAIHTEYDPPRLFADRQESGPFAFWYHRHRFLGDEQGGTMMRDEVDYAVPLGVVGRWLGGWLVRRKLEAMFGYRHETTRRLIESGEWTSTSQASDTPSARAV, from the coding sequence ATGAGTATCGCTACTGAAACAAAAGGACCGTCACTCTGGGCGAGTCGTTGGCTCTGGGCCGCGGGCACCTACAACCTGGCTTGGGGAGCACTTGCTATCGCCCGGCCCCACCTGCTGTTCGACCTGACCGGCGCGGAACGGATCAATTATCCTGAAATCTGGCAATGCGTGGGGATGATCGTCGGAGTTTACGGAATCGGATACCTCATCGCGGCAAGCGACCCGCGAACTCATTGGCCGATCGTACTGGTCGGACTGCTTGGCAAAGTCCTCGGTCCGATCGGATTCCTGGTAGCGCTGCTTCGAGGAACGTTTCCACCTTCCTTCGGATTAACGATCCTGACGAACGACCTAGTGTGGTGGATTCCGTTCGCCATGATTCTGTGGGATGCGGCCAAACACCGGGGCAGTGATCGTCTCACAGCGCCGGCGATGTGCTCACACTATGTCAAGGAAAGCAGAATTAACGCTTCGCCGGAAGTTGTTTTTGGATTTCACGAAAGCCAGGACGCCTTGCAGCAACTCATCCCGCCTTGGGAGAACATGAAACCAGCTGAATCCGCCGCATCCCTTCAGGTTGGTAGTCGGGTCGTATTGCACGGCCGAATCGGACCCTTACCGATTCGCTGGGTCGCGATTCACACCGAATACGATCCGCCGCGCCTGTTCGCGGATCGCCAGGAATCAGGCCCTTTCGCTTTTTGGTATCATCGCCATCGGTTCCTCGGGGATGAACAGGGAGGAACCATGATGCGGGACGAGGTCGATTATGCGGTTCCGCTTGGAGTAGTCGGGCGGTGGCTCGGCGGCTGGTTGGTCCGGCGTAAGCTGGAGGCCATGTTCGGCTATCGGCATGAGACGACGCGGAGGTTGATCGAGTCCGGGGAATGGACGAGCACATCGCAAGCGAGCGACACGCCTTCAGCGAGAGCCGTGTAA